The genome window CTTTTTTTCTACAATTCCCAATGTCTTTTGAATCCCGGACAGAAATATATCTCTTTTGATATTAAATTCCATTTTCTCTATTTCATCCTTTCATTTTTTTATAATGAATATATTTTAAAATATTTTCTATAAAGAAATACAGTAATAGTAATAGGTCTTGTTAAAATTGTTGATAAACATATTAATAGCTCATTTTTATTGACTTTATGTTATTAATAATCTGTTGATGTAAAGAGTAAAAAACACTAATTATTTTTAATAATAATTTTTTTTATCTTTTCCACAGCCCCTATCAACTGTTTATCAGTCTGCAATTTCTTCTGAATTTTATTAAAAGAATATATTACCGTAGAATGATCCCTTCCCCCTATCTTTTCTCCTATATCAGGAAATGAAGAATTTGTCATCTCTCTTGCCAGAAACATCGCAACCTGGCGCGCTTCTGCAATATTTTTATTTTTCTTATTTGATTTAACGTCCTGAAGTTTTACGCCTAATTGAGAACAGACAACTTTCGTGATGTCGTCAATGGATATTTCTTTCTTTTCTGTTTTATATAGAAGTTGTTTGAGAACCTCTTTTGTAAGATCGATATCAATCGGTCTGGAGGTTAAGGAGGAATATGCAGATACCCTTACAAGATATCCTTCTAATTCCCTGATGTTGGATTCTGATTGCGTTGCCAGAAAAAGAGAAACCTCTCCAGGCAGCACAACACTGTTTTCACTGGCCTTTTTTTCTAATATTGCCATCCTTGTTTCTATATCTGGAGGTTGTATGTCGGCAATTAACCCCCATTCAAAACGAGATCTCAATCTTCCTTCTAAATTTTCGATATCTTTGGGAAATTTATCACTTGTAACAACAATTTGTTTACCAGCGTCATGCAGGGTATTGAATGTATGAAAAAACTCTTCCTGGGTTCTGTCTTTGCCAGCGATAAACTGTATATCGTCGATAAGAAGACAGTCTATATTTCTAAACCTTTCTCTAAATTTCTGCATTTTGTCAAAGCGAATGCAATTTATCAGGTCGTTCATAAAAACCTCCGCCGAGACATACACCACATTCATGTCTGGAAAGAGCTGAATAGCCTTTAAACCAATAGCATTGATTAAATGGGTTTTTCCCAATCCCACGCCGCCATATATAAATAAAGGATTGTAATTTTTTGCCGGTTGTTCTGCAACAGCAACAGCGGCGGCGTGGGCGAATTGATTGCTTGATCCAACAATGAAACGGTCAAAACTATAATTAGAATTAAGCGTCTTGTGCACCCGTTCTTGTATGTGTTTTGTTTTACTGTTATCCAATATTGATTCATCAGTTTTTATGGAAGGAGAGTTATTTTTATGAAGGTTATCTGCAATAATAAACTCAACATCATAATTTAGTCCAGTTACTGATAAAAGCGATTCCCGTATTATAAATAAATAATTTTCCTGCAACCAGTCTCTAAAAAAACGATTAGGAACGTTTAAACAAAGATTGCCCTCTTCAATAGACCTTACTTGAATTGGCATTATCCATGTATCGAAATTCTGCTTTGTTATTTTTTCCTTTATTATTTTAACAACTTTATTCCAAAGCATTTAGATGATACCCGATCTTATAAACATTGTTATCAACAGAGGTTGATGAATTAATTTTTCACCGTTCCAGAAGGTAGCGGGTAAGACGGTCCAGTTCTGAGGGGTTGGCGTATTTTATCTCTATACACCCAGCTTTTTTCCCAGATTTTATTTTAACACGTGTAAGTAGATGTGATGATAATGTTTTTTGCATATCATCGATATATTGATCCGAAGATTTTTTTTCATTTTTTCCCTGGCTGCTTTTAAGCCTTTTGATTAAACCTTCCGTTTCGCGTACATTT of Syntrophales bacterium contains these proteins:
- the dnaA gene encoding chromosomal replication initiator protein DnaA is translated as MLWNKVVKIIKEKITKQNFDTWIMPIQVRSIEEGNLCLNVPNRFFRDWLQENYLFIIRESLLSVTGLNYDVEFIIADNLHKNNSPSIKTDESILDNSKTKHIQERVHKTLNSNYSFDRFIVGSSNQFAHAAAVAVAEQPAKNYNPLFIYGGVGLGKTHLINAIGLKAIQLFPDMNVVYVSAEVFMNDLINCIRFDKMQKFRERFRNIDCLLIDDIQFIAGKDRTQEEFFHTFNTLHDAGKQIVVTSDKFPKDIENLEGRLRSRFEWGLIADIQPPDIETRMAILEKKASENSVVLPGEVSLFLATQSESNIRELEGYLVRVSAYSSLTSRPIDIDLTKEVLKQLLYKTEKKEISIDDITKVVCSQLGVKLQDVKSNKKNKNIAEARQVAMFLAREMTNSSFPDIGEKIGGRDHSTVIYSFNKIQKKLQTDKQLIGAVEKIKKIIIKNN